A portion of the Glycine max cultivar Williams 82 chromosome 10, Glycine_max_v4.0, whole genome shotgun sequence genome contains these proteins:
- the LOC102662623 gene encoding receptor-like protein EIX2: protein MQSSTYLSFVILLIAFSLLSSTSSCYSSLGCNEEERQALVNIKESFKDPSSRLSSWEGSDCCQWKGVACNNVTGHVVKLDLRNPCYPLRDQGYFQPNCSLYKNELEAQHVHPSILQLKYLTFLDLSGNNFHNSSIPMFIQSLEHLQVLSLSDSQFSGRIPHIFGNLTKLNFLDLSFNYHLYADGSDWISQLSSLQYLYMSYVYLGKAQNLLKVLSMLPSLSNIELVSCSLNELHAHQLVRDTNVSRVQVLNLAENGLEAQILDVFHNMTFITKIDLSHNNLNSTPFWLSSCSKLVSLFLASNAFHGSFPSAFQNISSLTELELAENNFDSVPSWLGGLKGLRYLGLSGNNISHIEGSLASILGNCCHLQSLIMSRNKIQGDALGGNIQPGCIRYDLQQLDLTNNELDRFPAWLVQLVNLELLDLSENSINGLIPQTIGQLKKLNTLYLDKNNLHGNIPNSLGQLLNLQNLDISLNHLESLISDITWPKQLVYLNLTNNHITGSLPQDIGDRLPNVTSLLLGNNLISGSIPNSLCKINLYNLDLSGNMLSGEIPDCWRDSQGLNEINLSSNNLSGVIPSSFGNLSTLEWFHLNNNSIHGGFPSSLRNLKHLLILDLGENHLSGIIPSWIGNISSSMQILRLRQNKFSGKIPSQLCQLSALQILDLSNNDLMGSIPDCIGNLTGMILGKNSVIQPSNGTTYSEWYEQEVRQIMKGTELEYTRNLRLLVNMDLSNNNLSGSIPEEITLLSALQGLNVSYNHLSGHIPKRVGDMKSLESLDLSHDQLSGAIPDSISSLTSLSHLNLSYNNLSGPIPKGTQLSTLDDPFIYIGNPFLCGPPLPNECSANDSKHGNEDEDGKDDKIEKLWFYFVVALGFAIGFWAVIGSLLMKRSWRCAYFQYIDKSRQRMNASWAIHLANFKERFTGNPVAG from the coding sequence ATGCAAAGCTCAACCTACTTAAGCTTTGTTATCCTTCTAATTGCATTTTCATTGTTATCTTCCACTTCCAGTTGCTACTCCTCTCTTGGCTGCAATGAAGAAGAGAGGCAAGCACTTGTCAATATCAAAGAAAGCTTCAAAGATCCATCTTCAAGGCTTTCCTCTTGGGAAGGAAGTGACTGTTGCCAATGGAAAGGTGTAGCTTGCAACAATGTTACAGGACATGTTGTCAAGCTTGATCTTAGGAATCCTTGCTATCCACTAAGGGACCAAGGATACTTTCAACCAAACTGTTCCTTATACAAAAATGAGCTTGAAGCTCAACATGTTCATCCTTCTATACTGCAGCTTAAATATCTCACTTTTTTAGACTTGAGTGGAAACAACTTTCATAATAGCTCCATACCAATGTTCATCCAATCTTTGGAGCATCTGCAAGTCCTTTCTCTCTCTGACTCTCAATTTTCTGGGAGGATCCCACACATTTTTGGAAACCTCACAAAATTGAACTTTCTTGATCTTAGCTTCAATTATCATCTCTATGCTGATGGCTCTGATTGGATTTCTCAACTTTCATCACTCCAATACCTTTACATGAGTTATGTGTATCTTGGTAAGGCACAAAACTTGCTTAAGGTACTCAGCATGCTTCCTTCTTTGTCAAACATAGAGCTGGTGAGTTGCAGTTTAAACGAGCTGCATGCTCATCAACTTGTTAGAGACACAAACGTTTCCAGAGTGCAAGTACTCAATCTCGCAGAAAATGGGCTTGAAGCTCAAATTCTTGATGTTTTTCATAACATGACTTTCATTACAAAGATTGACCTTTCTCATAACAACTTAAATTCCACTCCATTCTGGTTGAGTAGCTGTAGCAAACTTGTCTCTCTATTTCTTGCAAGTAATGCTTTTCATGGCTCATTTCCTTCTGCTTTTCAAAATATTAGCTCCTTGACTGAACTTGAACTTGCAGAAAACAATTTTGACTCTGTTCCATCATGGTTAGGCGGGTTAAAGGGTCTTCGATACCTTGGTCTTTCCGGAAATAACATAAGTCATATTGAGGGATCTCTAGCATCTATTCTGGGAAACTGTTGTCATCTTCAATCATTGATTATGTCAAGAAACAAGATTCAAGGAGATGCACTTGGGGGGAATATACAACCCGGATGCATTAGGTATGATTTACAACAATTGGATTTGACTAACAATGAACTTGATCGTTTCCCAGCATGGTTGGTGCAGCTTGTAAACCTAGAACTTCTGGATCTTTCAGAAAACTCTATAAATGGTTTGATTCCTCAGACTATTGgtcaactaaaaaaattgaacaccCTTTatcttgataaaaataatttacatggaAACATTCCTAATAGTCTTGGTCAGCTTCTAAACCTGCAGAACTTAGACATCTCCCTAAATCATTTAGAGAGCTTGATTTCTGACATAACATGGCCTAAGCAACTTGTTTACTTGAACCTCACCAATAACCATATCACTGGATCACTTCCCCAAGATATTGGTGATAGGTTGCCCAATGTTACTTCCTTGCTTCTGGGAAACAATCTTATAAGTGGTTCCATTCCTAACTCATTGTGCAAAATAAACTTGTACAACCTTGACCTATCCGGCAACATGTTATCTGGTGAAATTCCAGATTGCTGGAGAGATAGTCAAGGACTTAATGAGATAAATTTGTCATCCAACAATTTATCAGGTGTTATTCCAAGTTCTTTTGGTAATCTTTCCACGTTGGAATGGTTTCATTTGAACAATAATAGTATTCATGGGGGGTTTCCATCATCTTTGAGAAATTTAAagcatcttttaattttggatcTAGGAGAGAACCATTTGTCTGGGATTATACCTTCATGGATAGGGAACATTTCGTCCTCCATGCAGATTCTTAGGCTAAGACAAAACAAGTTCAGTGGAAAAATTCCTTCACAACTATGCCAACTTTCTGCACTGCAAATCTTGGACCTTTCAAACAACGACTTGATGGGCTCAATCCCTGACTGCATTGGAAATCTCACAGGAATGATTTTAGGAAAGAATTCTGTCATCCAACCAAGTAATGGGACTACATATTCTGAATGGTATGAACAAGAAGTCAGACAGATCATGAAAGGAACAGAACTTGAATATACCAGAAATCTAAGACTGTTAGTCAACATGGACTTGTCAAATAACAATTTGAGTGGATCTATTCCTGAAGAAATAACATTGCTTTCAGCATTGCAAGGCCTAAATGTATCATACAATCATCTGTCAGGACATATCCCTAAAAGGGTAGGAGACATGAAATCACTAGAATCTCTTGATCTCTCTCATGACCAACTTTCAGGCGCAATTCCAGATAGCATATCAAGTTTAACTTCGTTAAGCCACTTGAATTTGTCCTACAACAACCTTTCAGGACCAATTCCAAAAGGAACTCAATTGTCAACCCTTGATGatccttttatttatattgGCAACCCATTTCTCTGTGGACCTCCTCTACCAAATGAGTGTTCTGCTAATGATTCCAAACATGgcaatgaagatgaagatggcaAAGACGATAAAATAGAGAAATTGTGGTTTTACTTTGTCGTAGCACTTGGATTTGCTATTGGCTTTTGGGCTGTGATTGGAAGCTTATTGATGAAGAGAAGTTGGAGGTGTGCATACTTTCAATACATTGATAAGTCAAGGCAAAGGATGAATGCATCTTGGGCAATACATTTAgcaaatttcaaggaaagattTACTGGAAACCCTGTTGCTGGGTGA
- the LOC100819421 gene encoding alpha-1,6-mannosyl-glycoprotein 2-beta-N-acetylglucosaminyltransferase, translating into MVSSTIMAVSKKPRLRLRDVALCRLLSVVFVTLCGVLLMIFLLASNSTPSGTHDIIDNIDAYHHDLKFEKLHDLPHQNDLSLRLERLNGLPPRNLDLYPTLARDHIVVVLYVHNRPQYLKVVVESLSRVVGISETLLIVSHDGYFEEMNKIIDGIKFCQVKQIYATYSPHLFSDSFPGVSANDCKEKDDAGEKLCEGNPDQYGNHRSPKIVSLKHHWWWMMNTIWNGLRETRDHSGHILFIEEDHFIFPNAYHNLQVLTSLKPEKCPDCYAANLAPSDVNSRGEGWATLIAERMGNVGYSFNRTVWKKIHNKAREFCFFDDYNWDITMWATVYPSFGSPVYTLRGPRTSAVHFGRCGLHQGQGENKACIDNGMVNINVEEPDTVSNIELNWEVHTFKNQPGYKAGFKGWGGWGDNRDRHLCLSFAKMYHSIGTASPL; encoded by the coding sequence ATGGTTAGTTCCACTATTATGGCTGTTTCCAAGAAACCCCGCCTTAGGCTTAGAGATGTGGCTCTGTGCCGTCTGTTATCTGTGGTGTTTGTTACTTTATGTGGGGTTTTGCTTATGATATTTCTCCTTGCATCAAATTCAACACCAAGTGGGACTCATGATATCATAGACAATATTGATGCATACCATCATGACTTGAAGTTTGAAAAGTTGCATGATCTCCCCCATCAGAATGACTTGTCACTTAGATTGGAAAGGCTAAATGGGTTGCCACCAAGAAACTTGGATTTGTATCCCACACTCGCGAGGGATCATATCGTTGTTGTTTTGTATGTTCACAACCGGCCTCAGTATCTTAAAGTGGTTGTTGAGAGCCTTTCGCGGGTGGTGGGGATTAGTGAGACCTTATTAATTGTTAGTCATGATGGGTACTTTGAGGAGATGAACAAGATAATTGATGGTATCAAGTTTTGCCAAGTTAAACAGATCTATGCTACCTATTCGCCCCATCTGTTTTCTGATAGTTTTCCTGGTGTCTCGGCTAATGACTGCAAGGAGAAAGATGATGCCGGAGAAAAACTTTGTGAGGGGAATCCTGATCAGTATGGAAACCACCGCTCGCCAAAGATTGTATCGCTGAAGCATCActggtggtggatgatgaacaCAATATGGAATGGGTTGAGAGAGACAAGGGATCATTCTGGTCATATTCTTTTCATTGAAGAAGACCACTTCATATTTCCCAATGCGTATCACAATCTACAGGTTCTAACTTCACTGAAGCCTGAAAAGTGTCCTGATTGTTATGCTGCTAATTTAGCACCTTCTGATGTGAACTCGAGAGGCGAAGGGTGGGCAACTTTGATTGCAGAGAGAATGGGGAATGTCGGTTACTCTTTCAATCGAACTGTTTGGAAGAAAATACACAATAAGGCTAGAGAGTTTTGTTTCTTTGATGACTATAATTGGGACATCACAATGTGGGCAACTGTTTATCCTTCATTTGGTAGTCCTGTTTACACATTACGCGGTCCTAGGACCAGTGCTGTTCATTTTGGGAGATGTGGTTTGCATCAGGGTCAGGGGGAGAATAAGGCTTGCATTGATAATGGCATGGTGAACATTAATGTAGAAGAGCCTGACACAGTTTCTAACATTGAATTAAACTGGGAAGTTCACACCTTTAAGAATCAGCCTGGTTATAAAGCAGGGTTTAAAGGTTGGGGAGGTTGGGGGGATAATAGAGATCGTCACTTATGCTTGAGTTTTGCTAAAATGTACCACTCCATAGGCACAGCATCTCCATTATAA